The Pseudodesulfovibrio sp. zrk46 genome contains a region encoding:
- a CDS encoding sirohydrochlorin cobaltochelatase, translated as MKTAIVLAAFGSRHKNSQASINHITERVKETHPDVPVRVAYTSKIIRGHMEKAGETIDSVPQALDKLLAEGVTHVAIQSLHLVPGKEFHELLRLANEYMLKDDGFNRVEIGFPLVSGETDIEPVAEAILSIGLEGKGDHDAVLFMGHGTRQLDGSVYYEALHHAFQERDKTVHMGVMEHQEESGIDVMIQRFKKDGVKKAYLLPFLFGSGWHAARDMVGEHDTSWRSRLEAEGIECEAVLKGAGEYDRLVCFWLSHLNDALKRLSRC; from the coding sequence ATGAAAACAGCCATCGTCCTCGCTGCCTTCGGTTCACGGCACAAGAATTCCCAGGCCTCCATCAATCACATCACCGAACGTGTGAAGGAAACCCATCCTGACGTTCCGGTGCGTGTCGCCTATACCTCTAAGATCATTCGCGGCCATATGGAAAAAGCAGGCGAGACTATAGATTCTGTCCCACAGGCATTGGATAAGCTGCTGGCAGAAGGCGTGACACACGTTGCCATCCAGTCACTCCACCTTGTTCCCGGCAAAGAGTTTCACGAACTCCTGCGACTGGCCAACGAATACATGCTCAAAGACGACGGTTTCAACCGCGTAGAGATTGGATTCCCCCTCGTTTCCGGCGAGACTGACATTGAGCCGGTGGCCGAGGCCATCCTCTCCATCGGTCTTGAAGGTAAAGGCGATCACGACGCGGTCCTTTTCATGGGCCACGGCACGCGCCAGCTCGACGGCAGCGTGTATTACGAAGCGCTTCACCATGCATTCCAGGAGCGAGACAAGACCGTACACATGGGCGTCATGGAACATCAGGAGGAATCCGGCATTGATGTCATGATCCAGCGTTTTAAGAAGGACGGCGTCAAAAAGGCATACCTGCTGCCCTTCCTGTTCGGTTCAGGCTGGCACGCTGCCCGTGATATGGTTGGTGAACACGACACCAGTTGGCGATCCCGTCTCGAGGCCGAAGGCATCGAGTGTGAAGCTGTTCTCAAAGGGGCAGGAGAATATGACCGCCTTGTCTGCTTCTGGCTCTCACATCTGAACGACGCCCTCAAGCGCCTTTCCCGCTGCTAG
- a CDS encoding ABC transporter ATP-binding protein, translated as MTSVTYTLDNLSFDYGGTEVLRNLNHVFEPGLVHAVVGPNGSGKSTLLSLLAGHHSPVFGQALVNDSNVTALSPKQQATLCAMVPQEFRFNFPFSVFDAVLMGRHPHIPRFSRPSDEDITAAHAAMITMDIAHLSARPLSELSGGEKQRTVFARALAQSTPGLLLDEPTSSMDIRHALAAMTELRRLARKDNRTIIAVLHDLNLAASYCDRVLIFKDGRIHAHGTPGNALTPETIRDVFGVTAQVMRDSSNSLVITYVP; from the coding sequence ATGACTAGCGTCACCTATACTCTGGACAACCTGAGTTTCGACTATGGCGGTACAGAAGTATTGCGCAATCTGAATCACGTATTCGAGCCGGGATTGGTCCACGCCGTTGTCGGGCCCAACGGTAGCGGCAAATCCACACTGCTTTCGCTGTTGGCAGGCCACCATTCACCGGTCTTCGGCCAGGCGCTTGTCAACGACAGCAACGTAACTGCACTTTCTCCCAAACAGCAGGCAACCCTTTGCGCCATGGTACCGCAAGAGTTCCGATTCAACTTTCCCTTCTCGGTTTTCGATGCCGTGCTCATGGGACGCCATCCACACATCCCACGCTTTTCCCGGCCATCTGACGAAGACATTACCGCGGCCCACGCAGCCATGATCACCATGGACATCGCCCATCTTTCCGCACGCCCCCTGTCCGAGCTTTCAGGGGGTGAAAAGCAGCGTACGGTGTTTGCCCGTGCATTGGCACAATCCACACCGGGACTCTTGCTTGACGAGCCCACATCAAGTATGGACATCCGACACGCGCTGGCCGCCATGACCGAACTGCGTCGACTGGCCCGCAAGGATAATCGCACGATCATCGCCGTGCTCCACGATCTCAATCTGGCCGCCAGTTACTGCGACCGCGTTCTCATCTTCAAGGACGGCCGGATTCACGCCCACGGTACTCCCGGAAACGCACTGACGCCCGAGACTATCCGCGACGTATTTGGCGTCACGGCACAGGTCATGCGTGATTCGTCCAACTCTCTTGTTATTACATACGTACCATAG
- a CDS encoding ABC transporter substrate-binding protein, whose amino-acid sequence MKKLFYTLLFLLLFATSARAEQMADDVGTTFFFEKPYTRIISLYAAHTENLFNLGLDTEIIGVSKTEDYPYQALNKPRFSTHDGVEKFLAAKPDLVLIRPMQFRGYPGLWNALKKHGIRVLALQPNTIDEMYKYWRKLGRLTGRELQAERMIGEFKEGIETALQRIDTIPMNERPWVFFESIHKKFATFSPGSMPIFVMKTAGGRNIAADAKPRHGTNIASYGLERMLHKAAKIDVYLAQYGAMNQVEVRRIMNGPAASRIKAVRDRNVFLVDEHLVSRPTMRLLEGINAVHRLLHPGGNH is encoded by the coding sequence GTGAAAAAGCTCTTCTACACACTCCTCTTCCTGCTCCTGTTCGCAACATCCGCTCGCGCGGAACAGATGGCCGATGACGTCGGCACGACCTTCTTCTTCGAGAAGCCCTACACCCGCATCATTTCTCTCTATGCAGCTCACACAGAGAATCTTTTCAATCTTGGCCTCGATACCGAAATCATTGGTGTGAGCAAAACAGAAGACTACCCCTATCAGGCATTGAACAAACCCCGGTTCTCCACTCATGATGGCGTTGAAAAGTTCCTTGCAGCCAAGCCTGATCTCGTCCTGATTCGCCCCATGCAATTCCGTGGTTATCCCGGCCTTTGGAACGCCTTAAAAAAACACGGCATCCGTGTTCTGGCACTTCAACCCAACACCATTGATGAAATGTACAAATACTGGCGCAAGCTGGGACGACTCACCGGCCGGGAACTTCAGGCCGAAAGAATGATCGGAGAATTCAAGGAAGGTATCGAGACGGCCCTGCAGCGCATCGACACAATCCCCATGAACGAACGTCCGTGGGTCTTTTTCGAATCAATCCACAAGAAATTTGCTACGTTTTCCCCCGGCTCCATGCCTATCTTTGTCATGAAGACAGCCGGAGGTCGTAATATTGCCGCTGACGCCAAACCGCGCCACGGCACCAACATCGCCTCTTACGGTCTGGAGCGTATGCTTCACAAGGCCGCCAAGATTGATGTGTATCTGGCCCAATACGGCGCAATGAATCAGGTTGAAGTACGCCGTATAATGAACGGCCCTGCCGCCTCACGAATCAAAGCAGTACGTGATCGCAACGTCTTCCTGGTGGATGAGCACCTCGTGTCCCGCCCTACCATGCGACTGCTTGAGGGCATTAACGCTGTCCATCGCTTGCTGCATCCGGGCGGAAATCATTAA
- a CDS encoding PilZ domain-containing protein yields the protein MVKNPFKISFGKKSEGDRQAYRAKIDGLHVKIDGRPAVYVAKDLSPSGVGIGCPIGKREGQSLTIHLFANGKMVASNLKARVVRAAPAFTGLTFFDLDRRQADTVHRIVLDEQKRQAEVRKGNKDTSDYTFNF from the coding sequence ATGGTTAAGAATCCGTTCAAGATTAGTTTTGGAAAGAAGTCCGAAGGCGACAGGCAGGCCTATCGCGCTAAAATCGATGGACTGCATGTAAAGATAGATGGTCGACCGGCCGTGTACGTGGCCAAGGATTTGAGTCCCTCTGGCGTGGGGATTGGTTGTCCTATCGGAAAGCGTGAAGGACAGTCGTTGACAATCCACCTCTTTGCAAACGGGAAGATGGTCGCATCGAATTTGAAAGCACGAGTTGTTCGGGCCGCACCAGCCTTTACTGGGCTCACCTTCTTCGACCTTGATCGCAGACAGGCTGATACTGTTCACCGTATTGTTTTGGACGAGCAGAAGCGCCAGGCCGAAGTACGCAAAGGCAACAAGGATACTTCGGATTATACTTTCAATTTTTAG
- the cobI gene encoding precorrin-2 C(20)-methyltransferase yields MTQTGILYGIGVGPGDPDLLTLKAVKALGEVDVIFAAASTKNDYSTAYAIAEPHLKKGVRVEHLGFPMTKDQDELEAAWKKNADIVSKVLNAGENAAFLTLGDPLTYSTYGYLQRTLLKMDPSFHLQAIPGITSFQAAASKIGLIMTESKESLLITSGVADPEELERQLDVADNAVILKAYKNFEDIRATLEKLRLDDKTVLVSRLGMEGESILMDIKDAPKTPHYFSLALVKKNKR; encoded by the coding sequence GTGACTCAGACAGGCATTCTCTACGGCATCGGCGTCGGCCCCGGCGATCCAGATCTTCTCACCCTCAAAGCCGTCAAGGCGTTGGGTGAAGTAGACGTCATCTTTGCCGCCGCATCCACCAAGAACGATTATTCCACGGCCTATGCCATTGCCGAGCCGCATCTGAAAAAAGGCGTTCGCGTCGAGCACCTTGGCTTCCCTATGACCAAGGACCAGGATGAGTTGGAAGCAGCATGGAAGAAGAACGCTGACATCGTCTCCAAGGTGCTGAACGCGGGAGAAAACGCCGCTTTCCTGACTTTGGGAGATCCGCTGACTTACTCCACTTACGGCTACCTCCAGCGTACACTCCTGAAAATGGACCCCAGCTTTCATCTGCAAGCCATTCCGGGGATCACCTCCTTTCAGGCTGCCGCTTCCAAAATCGGTCTGATCATGACCGAATCCAAGGAATCCCTGCTCATCACATCGGGCGTAGCCGATCCCGAAGAGTTGGAACGTCAGCTTGACGTGGCCGACAACGCTGTTATCCTAAAGGCCTACAAAAACTTCGAAGATATCCGCGCCACGCTGGAGAAGCTGCGCCTTGACGACAAGACCGTGTTGGTCTCCCGTCTCGGCATGGAAGGCGAGTCCATCCTCATGGACATCAAGGACGCCCCCAAGACCCCGCACTACTTTTCTCTGGCACTGGTCAAAAAGAATAAGAGATAA